In a single window of the Campylobacter fetus subsp. testudinum 03-427 genome:
- the dxs gene encoding 1-deoxyxylulose-5-phosphate synthase (Pfam matches to PF13292.2 DXP_synthase_N, and to PF02779.20 Transket_pyr, and to PF02780.16 Transketolase_C): protein MDIKSKSLEELADLCDTLRDKILKTVSSNGGHLSSNMGAVELSVAMHYIFDVSKDPFIFDVSHQSYAHKLLTDRWNRFDSLRQFNGISGYTKPSESKFDYFVAGHSSTSISLVVGACKAIKLKGENRLPVAVIGDGALSAGMAYEALNELGDRKYPCVIILNDNEMSISKPIGALSKYLSQMMAGQFYQKFKARVNQFLSYVPDSAAYMAKRFEEGFRLITPGMFFEELGLEYIGPVDGHDLKELISTFTTAKLMNKPVIVHIQTIKGKGYELAEGPKEKWHGVSPFNIKNGQSVNETNQKSATNIFSELLLNLAKQYENVVGVTAAMPSGTGLNKIIEAFPDRFWDVAIAEQHAVTSMAAMAKEGFKPYIAIYSTFMQRAYDQVIHDCAIMRLPVVFCMDRAGIVGEDGETHQGAFDISFLNAIPNLNLVAPRDEESFKNIMEFSYAFDAPLAIRYPRGNFILNNEYKSQKTSLAKGEILESSDSGIAFIGYGNGVGKAVQTAKKLNFKPTIVDLVFAKPLDKELLLQLAKTHNKWYVFSDSAKRGGIGEILAGFLQENLLTNISIKSFEYEDAFIKHGKTTVIEDYLSISAEKISNIF from the coding sequence ATGGATATAAAATCAAAAAGTTTAGAAGAATTAGCTGATTTATGCGATACTCTTAGAGATAAAATACTAAAAACCGTAAGTTCAAATGGCGGACATCTCAGTTCAAATATGGGAGCAGTAGAGCTGAGCGTAGCTATGCACTATATATTTGACGTATCAAAAGATCCTTTTATTTTTGATGTAAGTCATCAAAGTTATGCGCACAAACTATTAACTGATAGATGGAATAGATTTGATTCACTTAGGCAATTTAACGGGATAAGTGGATATACAAAACCTAGCGAGAGCAAATTTGATTATTTCGTAGCTGGGCATAGTTCAACTTCCATAAGCCTTGTAGTAGGAGCTTGCAAAGCTATAAAATTAAAAGGCGAAAATAGACTTCCAGTCGCAGTAATAGGCGATGGAGCTCTGAGTGCTGGAATGGCTTATGAAGCGTTAAATGAGTTAGGAGATAGAAAATATCCGTGCGTTATCATACTAAATGATAATGAAATGAGCATATCAAAACCTATAGGAGCTCTTAGCAAATATCTATCTCAGATGATGGCCGGACAGTTTTATCAAAAATTTAAAGCCAGAGTAAATCAATTTCTAAGTTACGTTCCAGACTCAGCTGCGTATATGGCAAAACGTTTTGAAGAAGGATTTAGGCTTATAACTCCTGGAATGTTTTTTGAAGAGTTGGGACTTGAGTATATAGGACCAGTTGATGGGCATGATCTAAAAGAGCTGATCTCCACTTTTACCACCGCTAAATTGATGAATAAACCAGTTATTGTTCATATCCAAACTATAAAAGGTAAAGGATACGAGCTAGCAGAAGGTCCAAAAGAGAAGTGGCATGGAGTGAGCCCTTTTAATATAAAAAACGGTCAAAGCGTAAATGAGACAAATCAAAAAAGCGCTACTAATATATTTAGCGAATTACTTTTAAATTTAGCCAAACAGTATGAAAATGTAGTAGGCGTAACAGCAGCTATGCCTAGTGGAACTGGCTTAAATAAGATAATAGAAGCTTTCCCCGATAGATTTTGGGATGTTGCGATAGCCGAACAACACGCCGTGACATCTATGGCGGCTATGGCAAAAGAAGGATTTAAGCCTTATATCGCTATTTATTCGACTTTTATGCAAAGAGCTTATGATCAAGTTATCCACGACTGCGCTATTATGAGACTTCCAGTAGTATTTTGTATGGATAGAGCAGGAATCGTCGGTGAAGATGGTGAAACGCATCAAGGTGCATTTGATATAAGTTTTTTAAATGCAATTCCAAATTTAAATTTAGTTGCTCCGCGCGATGAAGAGAGTTTTAAAAATATAATGGAATTTTCATATGCTTTTGATGCTCCTCTTGCTATTCGTTATCCACGCGGAAACTTTATCTTAAATAATGAGTATAAATCGCAAAAAACATCTCTTGCAAAAGGTGAAATTTTGGAAAGCTCAGATAGCGGTATAGCTTTTATAGGGTATGGAAACGGAGTTGGGAAAGCAGTACAAACTGCTAAAAAGTTAAATTTTAAACCTACGATAGTGGATCTAGTCTTTGCAAAACCGCTTGATAAAGAGCTTTTACTTCAGCTTGCAAAAACTCATAATAAATGGTATGTGTTCAGCGATAGTGCCAAAAGAGGAGGCATAGGAGAAATATTAGCCGGATTTTTACAAGAAAATTTATTAACAAATATTTCAATAAAAAGCTTTGAGTACGAAGATGCATTCATAAAACACGGAAAAACTACTGTTATTGAGGATTATTTATCTATTAGTGCTGAGAAAATCTCTAATATATTTTAA
- the pheA gene encoding chorismate mutase / prephenate dehydratase (bifunctional~Pfam matches to PF00800.14 PDT, and to PF01817.17 CM_2): MQSIDELRTKIDDIDDQILSLLNDRMRYVQKIGELKQSSKTAIYRPEREREILSRLESTKDNKLSKEAIEAIYLEIFAVSRNLEMPQKVAFLGPVGTYTHQAAESRFGAMSSYTALSSIEAVFRELDNKEAKYGVVPIENNTEGAVGITLDCLRKYENVKIVAEIYMDIHHSFVSMSENLKDIKKIYSHPQGYNQCRRFLDDHNLNEVTFIPTKSTAEAAFLASKEKESAAICSKIAAHINNVPIVFNTIEDNLANRTRFFVLSDFKNGKSEHNKTSILAKTAHRPGGLVELLSMFKNEGVNLTKLESRPIKQKDFQTVFYIDFEGHIDEENVKKVLELAAKNGHDITWLGSYINQEG; the protein is encoded by the coding sequence ATGCAAAGTATTGATGAGTTAAGAACTAAAATTGATGATATAGATGATCAAATTTTATCTTTACTAAATGATAGAATGAGATACGTTCAAAAAATAGGCGAACTAAAACAAAGTAGCAAAACCGCTATTTATCGTCCAGAGCGCGAACGAGAGATACTTTCCCGCCTTGAATCCACTAAAGATAACAAGCTTAGCAAAGAGGCTATAGAGGCTATTTATCTTGAAATTTTTGCCGTAAGTAGAAATTTAGAAATGCCACAAAAAGTAGCTTTTTTAGGTCCTGTAGGAACTTATACTCATCAAGCAGCTGAAAGTAGATTTGGTGCTATGAGCAGTTATACAGCGCTTTCAAGCATAGAAGCCGTATTTAGAGAACTTGATAATAAAGAAGCGAAATACGGAGTTGTACCTATAGAAAATAACACAGAGGGCGCTGTTGGTATCACTCTTGATTGTCTTAGAAAATATGAAAACGTAAAAATCGTAGCTGAAATTTATATGGATATCCATCATAGTTTTGTTAGTATGAGCGAAAATTTAAAAGATATCAAAAAAATATATTCTCACCCTCAAGGATACAATCAATGTCGTAGATTTTTAGATGATCACAATCTAAATGAAGTCACTTTTATACCGACAAAATCTACCGCAGAAGCTGCATTTCTAGCATCAAAAGAAAAAGAATCAGCAGCCATCTGTTCAAAGATAGCCGCCCACATAAATAACGTTCCTATAGTTTTTAATACGATAGAAGATAATCTTGCAAACAGGACTAGATTTTTTGTATTAAGCGACTTTAAAAACGGTAAAAGCGAACATAATAAAACGAGTATTTTAGCTAAAACAGCGCACAGACCAGGTGGATTAGTTGAGCTATTATCTATGTTTAAAAACGAAGGTGTAAATTTAACCAAACTTGAAAGCCGCCCTATAAAACAAAAAGATTTTCAAACCGTATTTTATATAGATTTTGAAGGTCATATAGATGAGGAAAATGTAAAAAAAGTACTGGAATTAGCTGCAAAAAATGGTCATGATATAACATGGCTTGGAAGCTATATCAATCAAGAAGGATAA
- the perR gene encoding peroxide stress transcriptional regulator PerR (Pfam match to PF01475.15 FUR) has protein sequence MDYMELLKQANLKATPQRLCVLKILDKHTHPTIEELYCEIKRDYPSISLATVYKNLNTLIDEKLVVEVNTPNQKAKYDIYEHPHIHVVCSVCGHVEDVNCDDAKMVEYQEHLEKKIGNLIDRLNIVATTNGCKKCSNC, from the coding sequence ATGGATTACATGGAGCTATTAAAACAGGCGAATTTAAAAGCCACACCACAAAGACTCTGTGTGCTAAAAATATTAGACAAGCACACCCACCCGACAATAGAAGAGCTCTATTGCGAGATTAAGAGGGATTATCCATCTATATCATTAGCTACGGTCTATAAGAATTTAAATACATTAATAGACGAAAAGCTAGTTGTAGAGGTTAATACTCCAAATCAAAAAGCTAAATATGACATTTACGAGCATCCGCATATTCATGTAGTATGTTCTGTTTGCGGTCATGTAGAAGATGTAAATTGCGATGACGCTAAAATGGTTGAGTATCAAGAACATCTAGAAAAAAAGATAGGAAATTTGATAGATAGACTAAATATAGTAGCGACAACAAACGGCTGCAAAAAGTGCTCAAATTGTTAA
- a CDS encoding ABC transporter, permease protein (Pfam match to PF12698.3 ABC2_membrane_3), giving the protein MRLLALIKKEILAIKNDKKSMIVVLVPPLMQILIFAFSVTLEVRNLNLAVLNLDSSKQSREIIQKLESAKFIKNIIMVKSLDEAKELLTRQEVFAFLMIPRDFVIRAESLGLVLDGRHSNSAQIVNGYIEQTMISNLSDIQISVRNFYNPNLENFWWIVPNLYGSIVMVMAIVLTSLSISREREIGTFDQIIVSPLKPFEILIGKLLPALILSLLLSTIVIFVIRFFFKVPIIGSLWLLYLGSTIFIFSVCSIGLFISALCKTQQQAILGSFVFLLPSFMLSGFVTPVENMPDWLAPTSNLLPLTYYVIFTKAVFLKDISFIDSLKYILPMLMIGIVSLCITLIFFKKNVLK; this is encoded by the coding sequence TTGAGACTATTAGCTCTTATCAAAAAAGAAATTTTGGCGATAAAAAATGATAAAAAAAGTATGATCGTTGTGCTAGTGCCGCCTCTTATGCAGATCTTGATTTTTGCATTTTCTGTTACTTTGGAAGTAAGAAATTTAAATTTAGCTGTTTTAAATTTAGATAGTTCAAAACAGAGTAGAGAGATAATTCAAAAGCTTGAAAGTGCTAAATTCATAAAAAATATCATAATGGTTAAAAGTCTTGATGAAGCAAAAGAGTTGCTTACAAGGCAAGAAGTTTTTGCGTTTTTAATGATTCCTAGAGATTTTGTTATAAGAGCAGAGAGTTTAGGTCTAGTTTTGGACGGCAGACACTCTAACTCAGCTCAAATAGTAAATGGATACATCGAACAGACTATGATATCAAATTTAAGCGATATCCAAATTTCAGTTAGAAACTTTTATAATCCAAATTTAGAAAATTTTTGGTGGATAGTTCCAAATTTATATGGATCAATCGTTATGGTAATGGCGATAGTGCTTACATCTCTTAGCATATCAAGGGAGCGCGAAATAGGGACTTTTGATCAAATTATCGTTTCTCCGCTAAAGCCTTTTGAAATTTTAATAGGAAAGTTGCTACCAGCACTTATACTTAGTTTGTTATTATCAACTATTGTTATATTTGTAATACGATTTTTCTTTAAAGTTCCTATCATAGGTTCTTTGTGGCTTTTGTATCTTGGTTCGACTATTTTTATATTTTCTGTATGTAGTATAGGACTATTTATCTCAGCACTTTGCAAAACGCAGCAACAAGCGATACTTGGCTCATTTGTATTTTTACTTCCGTCATTTATGCTTTCTGGATTTGTAACGCCGGTAGAAAATATGCCCGACTGGCTTGCACCAACTAGCAATTTACTGCCGCTTACTTACTATGTGATATTCACAAAAGCGGTTTTTTTAAAAGATATTAGTTTTATAGATTCGTTAAAATATATTTTACCTATGCTTATGATAGGTATAGTATCTTTATGTATAACTCTAATATTTTTTAAAAAAAATGTACTAAAATAA
- a CDS encoding HAD-superfamily hydrolase, subfamily IIA (Pfam matches to PF13344.2 Hydrolase_6, and to PF13242.2 Hydrolase_like) yields MYFIDVQGTLISDTDKSPINGACEFIEFLNLNNIPYVVITNNTKAKSLDFLANLRKIGLQIKDGAYLDPFCVLEEILPPCNCAMFGATQFVDTMKNLGYKEDFKEPKAVLIASWDDFKFSDFASINELVLNGAKLIAMHETSIYKKNGRLYPGVGAISAMINYATGVGYEAVGKPSKAFYNEALRLLNLQSGKAEFKDITIISDDAKGDLKGAKEIGMKTSLVLSGKVSDPDKSGVKKDILDSVYKDISEVLKVINAKY; encoded by the coding sequence ATGTATTTTATAGATGTGCAAGGGACACTTATAAGCGACACAGATAAAAGCCCTATAAATGGAGCTTGTGAGTTCATAGAATTTTTAAATTTAAATAATATTCCGTATGTTGTCATAACAAACAACACAAAAGCAAAAAGCTTGGATTTTTTAGCAAATTTGCGTAAAATCGGACTGCAGATCAAAGACGGAGCTTACCTTGATCCGTTTTGCGTTTTAGAAGAGATACTTCCGCCTTGTAATTGCGCTATGTTTGGTGCTACACAGTTTGTAGATACTATGAAAAATCTTGGATATAAAGAGGATTTTAAAGAGCCAAAAGCAGTTCTGATTGCTAGTTGGGATGATTTTAAATTTAGTGACTTTGCGAGTATAAACGAGCTTGTTTTAAACGGAGCAAAACTCATCGCTATGCATGAAACTAGCATATACAAAAAAAATGGAAGACTTTATCCAGGAGTTGGAGCCATATCTGCTATGATAAATTATGCAACAGGAGTTGGCTATGAAGCTGTTGGAAAACCTAGTAAAGCATTTTATAATGAAGCTTTAAGGCTATTAAATTTACAAAGTGGTAAAGCTGAATTTAAAGATATAACGATAATAAGCGATGATGCAAAAGGTGACTTAAAAGGCGCTAAAGAGATTGGTATGAAAACATCACTTGTGCTTAGCGGAAAGGTTAGCGACCCAGATAAAAGTGGTGTAAAAAAAGATATTTTAGATAGCGTTTATAAAGATATAAGTGAAGTTTTAAAGGTGATAAATGCAAAGTATTGA
- the fliG gene encoding flagellar motor switch protein (Pfam matches to PF01706.12 FliG_C, and to PF14842.2 FliG_N, and to PF14841.2 FliG_M), with amino-acid sequence MTKLNEQQKMIYDDLSMPEKVAILLIQLGEDATTLIFSHMDIDVITEISRYIASAKTIDKTVAAAVLEEFYALMQSNQYMKSGGIEYAKEILFRTFGPEIAQKIMDKLQKSMETTKSFGYLSQVRPQQLADFIVKEHPQTIALIVAHMDATSAAETLVYFPDDLRSEVIIRMANLGDISPSVVKRVSTVLESKLESLTSYKVEVGGPRAVAEVLNRLGQKASKSTIGIIEQSDPSLAVTIKEMMFTFEDINTLDNNAIREILKVVDKKDLMIGLKGSGEELKQKFLANMSQRASEAFVEEMQFLGAVRVKEVEEAQRRVVELVQKLAEEGVFQVGESDEMIE; translated from the coding sequence ATGACAAAGCTAAATGAACAGCAAAAAATGATATATGATGATCTTAGTATGCCAGAAAAAGTAGCTATACTTCTTATACAACTAGGAGAAGATGCTACTACTCTTATATTTTCACATATGGATATAGATGTTATAACTGAAATTTCAAGATATATAGCAAGCGCAAAAACTATAGATAAAACAGTCGCAGCAGCGGTTTTAGAAGAGTTTTACGCACTTATGCAGTCAAATCAATATATGAAAAGTGGTGGTATCGAGTACGCTAAAGAGATACTATTTAGAACATTTGGTCCAGAAATCGCTCAAAAAATCATGGATAAACTACAAAAATCCATGGAAACCACAAAATCTTTTGGTTATCTTAGTCAAGTAAGACCTCAACAACTAGCAGACTTTATAGTAAAAGAACATCCTCAAACAATAGCATTGATAGTAGCTCACATGGACGCAACTAGCGCTGCTGAAACTCTTGTATATTTTCCCGATGACTTAAGAAGCGAAGTTATCATACGTATGGCAAATTTGGGCGACATAAGCCCATCTGTCGTAAAACGCGTATCAACCGTACTAGAAAGCAAACTTGAGAGTCTTACTAGTTACAAAGTTGAAGTCGGAGGTCCAAGAGCAGTTGCAGAAGTACTCAACCGTCTTGGTCAAAAAGCTAGCAAATCCACTATTGGTATCATTGAGCAAAGCGATCCTAGCTTAGCTGTAACCATAAAAGAGATGATGTTTACTTTTGAAGATATCAATACTCTTGATAATAATGCTATAAGAGAGATATTAAAAGTAGTAGATAAAAAAGATCTTATGATCGGATTAAAAGGTAGCGGTGAAGAGCTAAAACAGAAATTCTTAGCAAATATGAGTCAGCGTGCAAGCGAAGCATTTGTAGAGGAGATGCAGTTCTTAGGAGCTGTGCGCGTAAAAGAGGTAGAAGAGGCGCAAAGACGAGTTGTGGAATTAGTCCAAAAACTAGCCGAAGAAGGAGTATTCCAAGTAGGCGAAAGCGATGAGATGATAGAATGA
- the fliF gene encoding flagellar MS-ring protein (Pfam matches to PF01514.13 YscJ_FliF, and to PF08345.7 YscJ_FliF_C), whose protein sequence is MDYKTLFHQVGQLYQNLTLKQKIVAASSVVIVVGFLVFLSLYKSSSSGSEYDGYSVLFRNLNPADSAQIIAQLEKDGVTYKLANEGTILVPTKSVYKERIAVASLGIMKDGKNGFEIFDKQDFGATDNEQRVKFQRAIQGELSKTIEGLEPIEKATVYIAFPKDSVFTERQVPPTASVVVKIKEGEKLNRKQIDGIKRIVAGSVTNLKAEDVKIVTQDGVAVGDDEIALESELVASQIKYKKEFENTYEQKIIDMIGKFTGGKDKVTAKVSIDFDFSIKDSQSEIYDPNSVIRSEQNIEEKREGKQPKEVGGVPGAVSNIGPVEGLDQNKPDELYSKNVANTNYEISKKIIKVKDQYATIKRVTAAVVVDGKYEREKKEDGSLSDTIVYVPLSDDEINKIKSLVEQTIGYNSTRGDEVTVSNFEFKKAGNLNANTTKIGIFYDSYLKPLAPVIKYLIVLLILFVFYKKVITPFLQKMVENAKEEDFEPQKEESNIEEEAEDTLEKFKAARKRVEDELGIGEDFNEDELKYEVLLEKMKLIVSERSEEISTLLQGMIKNDSDFNSRKEF, encoded by the coding sequence ATGGATTACAAGACTCTATTTCATCAAGTCGGTCAGCTATATCAAAATCTTACGCTAAAACAGAAGATTGTAGCAGCTAGCAGTGTTGTTATAGTGGTTGGATTTTTAGTATTTTTAAGTCTATATAAAAGTAGTAGCTCTGGATCTGAGTATGACGGATACAGCGTACTATTTAGAAATTTAAATCCCGCCGATTCAGCTCAGATCATAGCTCAGTTAGAAAAAGATGGAGTAACTTATAAATTAGCAAATGAAGGCACTATCTTAGTTCCTACTAAAAGCGTTTATAAAGAGAGGATAGCAGTAGCAAGTCTTGGTATAATGAAAGACGGTAAAAACGGTTTTGAGATATTTGATAAACAAGATTTTGGTGCTACTGATAATGAGCAAAGAGTTAAATTTCAAAGAGCCATTCAAGGAGAACTTTCAAAGACTATAGAAGGTCTTGAGCCTATAGAAAAAGCTACTGTTTATATCGCATTTCCCAAAGATAGCGTATTTACAGAAAGACAAGTTCCTCCGACTGCTTCAGTAGTAGTAAAGATAAAAGAAGGCGAAAAATTAAATAGAAAACAGATAGATGGCATAAAAAGGATAGTAGCTGGATCAGTTACAAATTTAAAAGCCGAAGATGTAAAAATAGTCACTCAAGACGGTGTAGCAGTAGGAGATGACGAAATAGCTCTAGAAAGTGAATTAGTAGCTTCACAAATAAAATATAAAAAAGAATTTGAAAATACATATGAGCAAAAAATTATCGATATGATAGGCAAATTCACAGGCGGAAAAGATAAAGTAACTGCAAAAGTTAGTATAGATTTTGACTTTTCCATAAAAGATAGCCAAAGTGAAATTTATGATCCAAACTCCGTAATAAGAAGCGAACAAAATATAGAAGAAAAAAGAGAAGGCAAACAGCCAAAAGAGGTTGGCGGAGTTCCAGGCGCCGTTAGCAACATAGGTCCTGTAGAAGGTTTAGATCAAAATAAACCAGATGAACTATACTCAAAAAACGTTGCTAATACAAACTATGAAATATCCAAAAAAATTATCAAAGTCAAAGACCAATACGCAACCATAAAAAGAGTTACCGCAGCTGTTGTTGTAGATGGAAAGTATGAAAGAGAAAAAAAAGAGGACGGTAGTTTAAGCGATACAATCGTTTATGTGCCTCTAAGCGATGATGAGATAAATAAGATAAAATCTCTAGTTGAACAGACTATCGGATACAACTCGACAAGAGGAGATGAAGTTACAGTTAGTAACTTTGAATTTAAAAAAGCCGGAAATTTAAATGCGAATACGACAAAAATAGGAATATTTTATGATTCATACCTAAAACCTCTAGCTCCGGTGATTAAATATCTTATAGTGCTGCTTATACTATTTGTATTTTACAAAAAAGTTATTACTCCATTCTTGCAAAAAATGGTTGAAAATGCCAAAGAAGAGGACTTTGAGCCACAAAAAGAAGAGAGTAATATAGAAGAAGAAGCCGAAGATACTTTAGAAAAATTCAAAGCCGCAAGAAAAAGAGTTGAAGATGAGCTTGGTATCGGAGAGGACTTCAACGAAGACGAGTTAAAGTATGAGGTATTGCTAGAAAAAATGAAGCTTATAGTATCTGAAAGAAGCGAAGAAATATCAACTCTGCTTCAAGGAATGATAAAAAATGACTCAGACTTCAACTCACGTAAGGAGTTTTGA
- the fliH gene encoding flagellar export apparatus, flagellar assembly protein FliH (Pfam match to PF02108.12 FliH) — translation MKQSNVIDNKNAEHTIESYRFKVLGAFPTNDVKEQETVSNLEEQTATPVPKQEEQKENQTHQEEPKLEPSFIEELLKRTDELSGNIIKLQMQIENQENEFKVRLEQEVTRAKDEALKEGHIAAKTEFEAELNEIEKKYMHSIEKLDEEKSKLEALYASSQKELASTAIEIAKEVVIKEIKDNSSVVASNIAKSLISELNDATSIEIKTNPKDYEFLKANLNLNSHIKVTSDDAINAGGVIVLSEVGNIDGSVMARFAKIKKILSE, via the coding sequence ATGAAACAAAGCAACGTCATAGATAACAAAAATGCAGAACACACTATAGAATCTTATAGATTTAAGGTTTTAGGTGCATTTCCAACAAACGATGTAAAAGAGCAAGAAACAGTTTCAAATTTAGAAGAACAAACTGCAACTCCAGTTCCAAAACAAGAAGAGCAAAAAGAGAATCAGACTCATCAAGAAGAGCCTAAATTAGAACCGAGTTTCATCGAGGAGCTATTAAAACGAACCGATGAATTAAGTGGCAATATAATAAAACTGCAAATGCAAATAGAAAATCAAGAAAATGAATTCAAAGTAAGATTAGAACAAGAAGTTACAAGAGCTAAAGACGAAGCTTTAAAAGAAGGTCATATAGCAGCAAAAACTGAATTTGAAGCTGAGTTAAACGAAATAGAAAAAAAGTATATGCACTCCATAGAAAAACTTGATGAAGAAAAATCAAAACTAGAAGCGCTATACGCATCAAGTCAGAAAGAGCTAGCAAGCACTGCTATAGAAATAGCAAAAGAAGTAGTCATAAAAGAGATAAAAGACAATTCATCTGTGGTTGCTTCAAATATCGCTAAAAGCTTGATCAGCGAGCTAAATGACGCAACTAGCATAGAGATAAAAACAAATCCGAAAGATTATGAGTTTTTAAAAGCAAATTTAAATTTAAACTCACATATCAAAGTTACTAGCGATGACGCTATAAATGCTGGCGGAGTTATAGTTTTAAGCGAAGTTGGAAATATAGATGGAAGCGTTATGGCGAGATTTGCAAAAATCAAGAAAATTTTAAGCGAGTAA
- the hisC gene encoding histidinol-phosphate aminotransferase (Pfam match to PF00155.17 Aminotran_1_2), producing the protein MKFNSKIENLPIYEAGKPIELVIREFGIGQNDIIKLASNENPLGTSKKVIEKIKSVAQNSSLYPDDSYYELKDGLSNLYKVEPKNVIIGSGSDQIIEFALHAKANEKNGILVSGVTFAMYEIYAKHVGAKIYKTKSKEHNLAEFREIYNANKDDISVIFLCLPNNPLGECLDADEVFSFIKEVSEDTLVIIDGAYMEFAKFKSSKKEINPKILIQTFPNALYLGTFSKAYGLGGMRVGYGIANEEIIKALHRLRAPFNITTLSLAAAIEALKDSDFLKQTLENNFKEMSIYEEFAKENGIEFIESYTNFITFIFDKHQNATEICDNLLKQGIILRNLKSYSMNAIRITIGKNEQNRRVLEMLKKEI; encoded by the coding sequence ATGAAATTTAATAGCAAAATAGAAAATTTACCTATTTATGAAGCCGGAAAGCCTATAGAGCTAGTTATTCGTGAGTTTGGAATAGGTCAAAACGATATCATAAAATTAGCTAGTAATGAAAATCCACTAGGAACTAGCAAAAAAGTTATAGAAAAGATAAAAAGTGTAGCACAAAACAGTAGTTTATATCCAGATGACAGCTACTATGAGCTAAAAGACGGGCTATCAAATTTATATAAAGTAGAGCCAAAAAACGTGATAATCGGTAGTGGAAGCGATCAGATAATCGAGTTTGCTCTTCACGCTAAAGCAAATGAAAAAAACGGCATTTTGGTAAGTGGTGTAACGTTTGCGATGTATGAAATTTATGCTAAACATGTTGGAGCAAAAATTTATAAAACGAAGAGTAAAGAGCATAATTTAGCAGAGTTTAGAGAAATTTATAATGCAAATAAAGATGATATTTCGGTTATATTTTTGTGTCTTCCAAACAACCCTCTTGGAGAGTGTTTGGATGCTGATGAAGTTTTTTCTTTTATAAAAGAGGTGAGCGAAGATACTTTGGTAATTATAGATGGCGCTTATATGGAATTTGCTAAGTTCAAAAGCAGCAAAAAAGAGATAAATCCAAAAATATTGATCCAGACTTTTCCAAATGCTCTTTATCTAGGGACATTTTCAAAAGCTTACGGACTTGGCGGAATGAGAGTTGGATATGGTATAGCAAATGAAGAAATTATAAAAGCACTTCATAGATTAAGAGCACCGTTTAATATAACTACGCTTAGTCTTGCAGCAGCGATTGAAGCTTTAAAAGATAGCGATTTCCTAAAACAGACCTTGGAAAATAATTTTAAAGAGATGAGCATTTATGAGGAATTTGCAAAAGAAAACGGTATAGAATTTATAGAAAGCTATACAAATTTTATTACATTTATATTTGATAAGCATCAAAATGCTACTGAAATTTGTGATAACTTATTAAAACAAGGTATAATATTAAGAAATTTAAAAAGTTACTCGATGAATGCGATCAGGATAACAATAGGAAAAAATGAACAAAATAGACGCGTTTTAGAAATGCTAAAAAAGGAAATTTAA